The genomic interval aaaggcatttaaaaaaatcttagatcGAATGATGTAATCATATCAGAGCTTCTTGAATGGACCAAAGAAGTACCAACATTGTTTATTAGGGGAAAAATGCctcatgaataaaatgaaattctccaaaaaaaaaaaaaattcacatgccAAAGTGGCACATTTCGGGGGGGACTTGTTCTGAACTACTACACTATGAAAGAAGTAAATAGGGTTGTCCAGTAGAGAGTAACCCAGGAAAGCATCTCAGGAAGAGTGGTCGAGGAGGCGCATTTAAGAAGTGACATTTGAATGGAGATCTAGATGTGAGTAGGTAGCAAATCGGGAGGAGAATTTCGAGCAGAGCAGCCAGTGCAAAGACAGACACTAAGGGGAGGTGCTTAAAACTAGAGGGTTTCTTGACCGTATTCTCATGCTCAGGTGCATGAAACCAAGTTCTAGGTATCTGTTTTGTAATGGGGCAGTGATAGGGCTTACTGTTATTCCATATACCAGCAATAGTGGTAtagcaataaacaaaaaaacttatGAGCTTCTtgcaaaaaaattattcatattctGAAAGTTACAAAAGGCCTCTGTTTCACATGTTAGCAGAAAAACAGAATTTAgagccagcagcccaccaggctcccaccagagtccctgggactctccaggcaagaacactggagtgggttgccatttccttctccaatgcatgaaagtgaaaagtgaaagtgaagtcgctcagtcatgtccaactcttagccaccccgtggactgcagcctaccaggctcctccatccatgggattttccaggcaagagtactggagtgaggtgccattgccttctccagaagatgtATCAGATATCATCTAATCCAACTCTtccttttagaaatgaaaacaggtCCAAAAAGATAAGTTTCAGGGTCACATGACTTGACGGCAGCAGAGCTGAGATTAGAACTCCAAATTTGAAACCCACATGTTTTCCTTAAGAGTAACAGATGAAATATTGGAAGGCTCTCAATAGACTTGCATTAAATATTTGTCTTGAAAACGATAAACCTGATCTTCCTCCTCTTaaatttctcccattttgttttctatttagcTTGAAGTTCTCCCAAATTCGGCTATTAAAAAGGAAAACGACTTGACTGAACTGTTCACTCCCTTATTTGAACGTACAAGCTGTCTGTGTAACACCTTTCGGCCACCAGAGGGAACTGAAGGCTGCTACTGAGAGTAAATCTCGTTTCTCCACCCAAATTCTTACTGAACAGCCTAAAATCTCTGCGGCTGAATATGCGGAGGCGGAGTTGGAAGCAGGAAGCGGACGCAGGGCTTTGGCTCACAAACCTGTGGCTCTCACCTGCTCACTTGACCAGCCCAGGGCAGCTGAGGGAAGTTACCTCACCTTTGTTGAACATCGCAGCCTCAGAGACCAGATTTACAAGGCTTACGAGTTGACAGGGCCAGGCCTAGTGACAAACGGCTGCAGCAGCACTACCACTCGGCAtatataacaacaatgaaaaTTTGGATTTGAGGCCACGCCAAGGAGATGAGGACTCACTCTGGGGATATGTGACTTTAGTTTACAATTATAAAGAAGGCAGATCAGGTGTTCTGAGGTTATTAATTCTCAAGAGTATCAGAAAGAGGAATCACCCCAGAATAGACTGTAGGAGGAGCAACAGGGAAATGCCACTTACATGGGGGGAGGGTCAGCAAGAGGAAGACATTTAGGAAACCACTGCCCCTGAGCCTGATGAGTCAGGTCCACAGCTGGCccctatgctaagttgcttcagttgtgtccgactctttgcgaccctgtgggcggtagcccaccaggctcctctgtccatgggattcaccgggcgtgaataccggagtaggttgccatttccttctccagggtatccttcCAACCAGGGAGGAACCAGCATCTCTTTTgtttcatgcattggcaggcgcgttgtttaccactagcaccatctgggaagccacaaCTGGCTTCGATGAATTCAAATTCGTGCATGGTACCCTGACAATACCAAAATGTCTCTATCTGAGAGTCTCCAACGCCAGGAGTAGTTTACAAAAATAGTCTAAATTGGGGGCTTCTGTCCTTCTCTCTGGAACCAGCTGCTCTTCAGAGCCTACAGTGAAGTAATCGGAAAGGAGGAGCGTAAGTAGGAAGCGCAGCAATCCTTCTCAGATATCAGGTAGTCCTAACCAAAGGTATTAAAGGAAGGCGTACATATGAAAAGGCTGGTCCTTTCCTAGTAGTATGACTTAATTTCTCTCAGCCTCCGTTTTATCAGGCATCGAAGAAACAAAcaccccgctgctgctgctaagtcgcttcagtcgtgtccgactctgcgcgaccccactgacggcagcccaccaggctcccccgtccctgggattctccaggcaagaatactggagtgggttgccatttccttctcgaaacACCCTATTCAGGACCATTTCCCAGTCCTGCGGGCGGCGGGGAGGTGGATAACCGGTCAGCCCCAGCGAGTGGAGGAGCCGGCCGAGGGACACGCCCCCCGTCCTCCACCCGAGGGCTTCGATTGGTCCCCTtcggagggggcggggcccgaCTCTGGGCGATGCTTGGGCGGGGTAGGCCGCCGCGCTCCGAAGTCTCGCTGGGGTCACCGTCATGGCGGGTTGTGCCTGCGGGTTCGTGCGGGCAGTGCTCGCCTTCCTGCTGGCGCCCGCGCTGGTGACTCTGCTGGTGGCGCCGGCGCGAGGCCGGGGCGGCCGGGGCCACGGGGACTGGGACGCCGCCgagctgctgccgccgctgccgccCCGGGAGAATGCGGCGCTCGTGGCCCGCTTCGTGACAAACGTCTGTGACTGGGGCGCACTGGCCACCATCTCAACGCAGGAGGGGGTGCGCGGCCGGCCCTTTGCCGACGTCTTATCGCTCAGCGATGGGCCCCCGGGCAAGGGCAGCGGCGTGCCCTACTTCTACCTGAGCCCGCTGCAGCAATCGGTGGGCAACCTGCAGGTGAGCCGGAGGGGCAGTGTGGCTCCGCGGGGCTGGAGCGCGAGCCTTTCGACTACCGCTTAAATTCTGCTTGGAAAGGAGAGCCGGAATCGTAGAGATGAGTTTGAACTCAGCCCAAACCTCTGGATCTTCTCTCCTGCGCTGGCTAGGCGtgcattgaagtgaagtgaagtcgctcagtcgtgtccgactctgcgaccccgtggagtgtagcctaccaggctcctcagtccatggaattttccaggcaagagtactggagtgggttgtcatttccttctccagaggatcttcccaacccagggatcgaacccagatctcccgcactgcaggcagacgctttactgtctgagccaccagggaaggccttaccTGAAACAGTAACCCTATGAGCCAGCAATTCTACAACAAAATGTAGAATtttcagagaactgaaaacataccACATAAAATCTTGTACACAAAAGTTCATAGCTGCATTATTGACAACAGGCAAAAAGGGAAGGGAAGTAATTCAAATGTCTACCAactcatactgagtgaagtaagtcagagaaggagaaatatcttatgatatcccttatacgtggaatctaaaaagaaatgatacaaatgaatttacaaaacagagattcaccgacttagaaaataaacttatggttgccaggaggAAGGGAGTTTCACAAGGTCATGTACAGGTTGCTATACTCAAAAtgtataaccaacaagaaccttctgtatagcacatggaagtctattcaatgttatgtgccagcctggatagGACGGGAGTATGGGGgtgaatggatacacgtatatgtatggctgagtccctctgttATTCaactgaaactaccacaacattgttaatcaactataacccaatgcaaataaaaagttttgaaagTTTAGGGAAAAAAGATATTTCCCCCCTGCCAAAAAAGTGACTAATTCATTTCCTCATAATaaaatatccatacaatgaagtattattcagccataaaaagaaataataatacatggtacaacatggatgaaccttaaaaatattacagtaagcaaaagaagccagtctgaaaggctacatattatatggttcatttacattaaaattacaaaataagcTTATCTAGAGAGACCAGAAAGCAGATGTAGTGACTGCCAAGAGCTGGCAGAGGGGGAACGGGTGTGACTGATAACTGGTATGGGCTTTCTTTTTTGGATGGTGAAAATATACTGGAATTAGGTAGTGGTGACTGCTATACAGCTTTATGAATATAGTAAAAAAGCAATGAACCAAACACTTAAAACAGATGAATTTTTATGAAATGTAAACTATATCTAAGTAGTTTCAAAAAATTACTGACTTCCACTTTTTAGTCAAGATGGAATAAGAAGAACCAGATTTACTATCACATCTGAACAACCAaaaaacagcagaatatacattctttttaagtaCACATGATATATTTACCAATACAGAAAACATTTACTTAGGGGACATAAAATAAgtcttaatatatttaaaagacttCAAGTTCCACATAAATATGCTCTGTGTCCAaaacagaattaaattagaaatcactaacacaaagaaatatttgaaaactatagAATAACAGatggtcaaaaaagaaatcacagaattccaaaatatttttaacttattttttgcttttattaaagcAAAACATATTTCGATTTATGGATTGCAGGTAACACAGTGCTTAAAGGCAAATTTATAGCACAAAACACCTATATTAGAAAGATAAAGTTACTATAACAATGACTTTCGCTTCCACTCTAAAAGCTATAACAAGGAGAGCAATGAAATCAAAAGTCAAAAGACAGTTGGAAATAATGAAtataagagcagaaatcaatgaaaaagaaaacaggaaaacacagaaaactgATAAAACCAGAAACTGGTGCTTTGAAAAAACAATGCACCTCTACTCAGATTAATCAAGAAAAAGAAGGGGTGAATTTACTAtcaatatcaaaaatgacagCAGTTAACACATAACATCATTATGAATACTTGAGCATGTAATTGGGTTTTCACTACTCACAGTCTTGTTCTATACTTTCCCCATTCTGTGTTTTTGCAGTTACAATGCCCTTAACCTTTAATAcatcttttcacttttgtgctgATTTTGACTATCTTACAAGGCTCCCTGGAGTTTCCATATCACTCCAGGTTGCTGATATCTCCTTACACTGAACTTCAAATACACTTACCTGTATCATTCACTTGGCAGTTAGTTATGTGCTGCCTTTTGACCTCTTCTGTgtctttgttttgcatttttaaacctTGTTTATGTTTGACTTTTCAACCAGATTATAAACtcacagagaagggaaagacctTGTCTGAGGCTCCCTGTCCCCTATTTTTGGTCTCCCTAGTGCCTTGCCTAATAGATTTTGTTGACAGCAAATTTTTGGCCTAATAATTCCAAAGAGATCTCTTTATGACTCACTGTTTTGATGGGTCACTGTGAGATGGCAAAATCCCACACACAAGACATTTGAGGTTTAAAACACTAAATGTAGCATGTGAATTTTGCTGTAATCTGTCAACAGTGCCTTTTATGAAGCTGATTTCTGAATAAGAAAGAATTAGGAATTTTGCTtatatcacatttttaatttaagaaattcTCTTACTGCTAGAACAGGAGTGAGCAACTTCTCCAGTTTTGAAATCACATGACAGTTTCTGCTAGCATAAGATAACCAAGAAGCATGATTCAGCTATTTTCTTGCTTAAATTGTACAATTAGCTAGTTGAACCATGGTGgtatttttatgtattagttTCACATTAGTCTAATCCTTTAGCTCTTTCAGTGAAGGTTAGAGATCAGCCTTGTATTTGGGTGGTAATGTAGTTATAATTCCTCTGGTAAGTATGGGACAAATTAGGagtctaagaaaaagaaaagtgtttaACATAATTCTTAGCGAGTTAGTTACTTAAAATGTGAAACAACCTccaacacactttttttttttttttggagagaggaaaaagatcAATCTATCCAAGTAGTAATTTTCCCAAGTGAAAGGTGGTATTTTCCAATTCATTGTTTCATGAAAGAATCGTCAAGTTCTGGGGACAATGTGAATGCAACTTGTGAAATTTATTTCCTCTCAGAGACAATATTTCACATGAGAggtcttcatttttctctctacaGGAGAATCCATATGCTACATTGACCATGTCTTTGGCAGAGACTAGTTTCTGCAGAAAATATGGATTTGATCCCCAGAGTCCCCTCTGTGCTCACATAATACTATCAGGAACTGTTATCAAGGTAAATATCATGTAAGAACAGatactggttttattttttttattttatatatatatattttgaccgTATATATTTAAAGCTAAACTGCTTTAAATACTGTATGTGTCGGAGGTGGATGGGCGGGCACAGAGGCGGGTCTGCGCGGCCCTCCTGGGGCCAGGGCGGCTCCCACGCCATCTCTGTGACTACAGTTCATGATTCTAAGGTTGAGTGGCCGGGTGCTGACTGATCCTGGACTTAGTTGAACCCGTCGGTGTGGTAGCTGGGGTGGGAGTCAGCCGTGAGCTGGGTGGTCTCCGTGGCAGATGCCGGCCGGATGACGATGGCGTGTCTGCGGCCTCCCTCTAGTCGGACTGCAGCTGCGCCTCCAGGTCCTCGGGGGACACATAGAACTCGGTCTCCTCCCCCTCCGGCGCCTTGGGCTTGCACTTGccgcagcagcagaagcagcagtagcagcaggtgaGGAGCCCGCAGAAGATGAACAGGGCCTTGGCCCACCAGCTGGAGGGTATGTTCTTCTCCCCCATCTGCTCGGCCATGTAGAGCCCCAGGGAGCCGTAACTGTCGTAGATGTTTCTTTTCGCAGCATCCGTCAAGATGGCGTGGGCGTTGTTGATCTCCTTAAACCTGTCCGCAGCCTCCGGGTTATCAGGGTTCTTGTCAGGGTGGTATTTCAAGGCCAGCTTCCGGTAGGACTTGTTAATGTCATCCGAGGTTGCGTTCTTGTCCAGCCCCAGTACATGGTACAGGGACTGCCCAGAGGTAGAGAGTGAGCGCTGTCTCTGGTCTGCCATGGCACGCTGGTCTGCCCGCGCGCCCGCCCGCCGACTCCGCGGCTCCCCCTTCCCTGCGCGGTGCTCCTGGGCAGCCGGCCGGCGCGCTCTTCAGCCGGGCTGCGCTTCGGGACCCGGCGGCGGCAACCGCGGCGCGGGTAGTGGCAGAGGGCGCGGGAGCAGCACCGGCAGAAGCGGTGGGGGCCAGACACTGGTTTTAGAAGATCATCATGTTATTAACAGTGAAGGAAGACatattttgagaataaaataaaatttgtgatTGAGGTACAGAGTTAGAATATATTCTAATATGTAATTTCATAAAAACTAAAGGTTTTAATTGGTTCCTTTCATGTAGGTGTTCAATAAGATATTGAGCTATAATTGAGCAGATAGATGTTCAATAAGAAAAAGGAACTATTTTTTGAAGCTGAACAGATGTAACAGCTATTAAGCTCCTATATAAGGAACATCTGCTCAAAGTTCATACTCCTGACCATGTTGTACACTGTACAATATTTTCCATGTTTGGATTCCTTGTCTCTGTATTTAACAGTGGCTTAGAGCAGAAAGCAGATTAAGTATATTAACAGGGGAGTATGCAAAAAATCAATACACACaaatccctttcattcctatacactaaaaatggaaaatcagagaaattatggaatcaatcccattcaccattgcaacaaaaaagaataaaatacctagaaataagcCTACTTAAGGAGAGAAAAGAGCCatgtacagaaaactataagacactgatgaaagaaatcaaagatgacacacatAGATGGAGAGATATGTCGAGTTCTtggatcaaaagaatcaatattatgaaaatgactaagcaatctatagattcagtgcaatcccaatcaaattaccagtggcatttctcatagaattagaattaaaaaatttcacaatttgtatggaaatgcaaagaccatgaatagccaaagcaaccttgagaaagaagaatagagctggaggaatcaatcctCCTGACTTCAGGcaaaaagctacagtcatcaagacagtatggtactgccacaaaaacagaaatatagacccatGGAACAAGATAGCCCATAGGTAAGCCTACATgtctatgggcaccttatctttgacaaaggaggcaaattatacaatggaaaaaagatagtctcttcaagaagtggtgctggaaaaactggacagctacatgaaaaagaatgaaattagaacacttcttaacaccatagtcaaagataaactcaaaatggattcaagatGACCAGAAACTAAgaaactcttagaggaagacataggcagaacactctttgatgtaaatcacagcaagatcctctatgaccatctcttagagtaatggaaataaaaacaaaaatggacaaACAGACTCTAATtaatcttaaaagcttttgcacagcaataaaaaccataaacaagatgaaaagacaactatctgaatgggagaaaacaattgcaaatgaagcaactgacaaaggattacttgcgggggtccagcctcagcagagtccagggataccctCAAGAT from Budorcas taxicolor isolate Tak-1 chromosome 3, Takin1.1, whole genome shotgun sequence carries:
- the CREG1 gene encoding protein CREG1, which translates into the protein MAGCACGFVRAVLAFLLAPALVTLLVAPARGRGGRGHGDWDAAELLPPLPPRENAALVARFVTNVCDWGALATISTQEGVRGRPFADVLSLSDGPPGKGSGVPYFYLSPLQQSVGNLQENPYATLTMSLAETSFCRKYGFDPQSPLCAHIILSGTVIKVSETEMDVAKNSLFIRHPEMKTWPSSHNWFFAKLNITNIWVLDYFGGPKIVTPAEYYNATSQ
- the LOC128044733 gene encoding dnaJ homolog subfamily C member 5-like; amino-acid sequence: MADQRQRSLSTSGQSLYHVLGLDKNATSDDINKSYRKLALKYHPDKNPDNPEAADRFKEINNAHAILTDAAKRNIYDSYGSLGLYMAEQMGEKNIPSSWWAKALFIFCGLLTCCYCCFCCCGKCKPKAPEGEETEFYVSPEDLEAQLQSD